The following is a genomic window from Antechinus flavipes isolate AdamAnt ecotype Samford, QLD, Australia chromosome 3, AdamAnt_v2, whole genome shotgun sequence.
GTGTAACTATCGTGTTAGTATTATCATAGTCAATGAAACTTTGTAATAACATTttccaagagaaaaaatattaaactagtgggcaattaaatttttcttccatttcatatATATGCTGATGTAACTTAAACACTGAAGTTCCTtgttctttacaaaaaaaaaaaagaaaaaagaaattctttgaaCAATTATAGGTCACATACTCTCTCGTAGACACTTTACCGCAAATGTTAAAGTTTGTGATAATGACCTTTTCAGAATCTTTATTTCATGATAGTTAAACCATATAGTATGTTTTAGGTATTCTATTTTGATAGCATCCTAAGTTTTTAATGACTGTGTCTCCCAATAATGGACTAATTGAAGCTGCACATCAAGTTCTTCAAGAAATACTCATGAAGTTTATCAAAAGGCTCTCAGGTTCAAGTTAAACCAAAAAAAGATACAAGCAAAAAACTCTCATTATCTCTCTGTAGCCACCCCTGGAAACTTAGCACTTAGAAAATCTGAAATGTGGAGGGTCACAGATTTTGACAAAGCTTATACCAACCAGGAAATTGCCTGCATTGACAGGGTGGGATCCAAGAGTGATAAGCAGTGAGGACTTTTTATATGCAGAGATTAGCCCCAATAGATATCAAGCATTATAGCATAAGTATCATAAAGGCTTAATTAATTATACCTGTCCAATGCAAGGTGAATAGAAGGGTAAGGTATaaacaaatatttggagaaagttatatgagatttttataaaatatgcaGTTGAACTGAAGCAGAAGCAGATGAATAATTTGCCAGATCACAGGGTTATCATCCAAAAACATCTTCTCAAGTCAGAAAAATGTGCTAACTCTAATATGGTAGATTTAAATAGCAGTAATTCAAGTTTGCctttgaattcattcattcattttgcttCATAAATATAAGATGAGGAAGATGTGGTTCAATAGCAGCTTGTTTGACAAAGATGAGGGAGTTTTCATGAACCAAAAATTCAATATCAAATAATAGTATTATGTGACAGCTACAAAAGCTAAGGTGGTCTTTGAATGCATTAAGAGGCCTCACTTCCAGAATAAGTAAGGGAATGTCCAGACTATCTGGGGCATCTTGTGTTTAACTGAAGgcactacattttaggaagggcaTGGATAAATTGGTGAATTCCCAGGGAAAGGCAAACAtaacaataaacaaacatttcacATGAGGATTGGACAGAGGAACTAGGGATTTGggtcctggagaagaaaatattctgAGATACATGATGGAAATCTTGAAGTATTTGATAATCTGTCACGTAGAAGGGAGATAAGGTTTGTTCCATTTGGATCCATGGAATAGAACCAGGAAAGATGAATCCTAATTGCAGAGGCAAACAGATACATCAGGAATCATGTTCCCATATTACACTGGATTTGCCTTCACTAACAATCTTCAAGCAAAATCTGCATGAAGATTTGCCAAATATATTGTGGTGAGGATCTTTTTCAGGTTtgggttagattagatgacaAATAAGgccctttccaattctgaaattctgtgataaaTCAAACACCTCATAACAATAGCAGTCTGATACATCATTTGGATAGATCCAACATAGTCTATGCTCATGATATCCCTGTGGACTGTTATATTTCTCCATCATCCAATGGGGCTAGGTAtagaataggtacttaataaatgttgaaataataaaggaataaataatgaccttgtatataagaaatatttttcacaGTTGAAGATCATCCTCCTGGATAGTAGTAAGGAATTCCATATACAATTATATAGGAAAAACTCCAGCCTTTTTAGTGAAAGAATCAtcctaaaaaacaacaacaataataaaaacccACCCCACTCCCAAAACTCTGGGACCAAAAGCTTTGAAATTGTGCCAAGACCTAGGTACATTGTACAAATTGAAAACAAGAGATGAAagcttcaaaaataatttttattactgtATAAAAACAGTTAGGAAAAATAGATGCATTGTTCTACAAGTAATAAAATATTCAGATCATTTGAAAGTCTCCCATGAACATACTGAGATAAAAGGAATTCTTTCAAGATGAAAACCTTTTGTTTAGTTTAAAACAACTGTCTTCATTTTAAAGTACAATATACATGATAAGTAATCATTATTTATGTACTCTACTGTACTTTCTTGTGATTCCTAGTTCAACATAACCATTATACTAtgtgtttctattttaaaatgtcactgtcaagaaaaaaaaatttgctatcATTTAACTCCTCACAATtgatgcaaagttttttttttttttttttttttttttttttttttttttttttttttttccctcttttggtaGATTAGTAATCACTGTGGTTGAATAGACCTAATGATTATACTCCCTATCTGAGACTTGGGCGTCAACAGCATAGCCATTTTCTTGGAATTTCATGCTCAAAAGAGGAAAAGGCCTATACCAAAATGACTTGTACATTTTGGGTTCTATATAACCAAAACTTTCTTACTCTGGACTCTGAATAGCCAAAACCACTTGCCAGTATGTTCCTTTAAAGTGCTGTTGGTTTCTTTGTCACTTAATTGCAGGTTTTAAGATTTCTCTTCTAAATATCTGGGCTTGAGGAAGCCATCTAAATACTGAAAAGAAAGTGACATGGCAACCATTCATTTTGATCTATGGAGCAGGAAGATATTATCATTTAATGACATTCATTCAAAAAAgtatattcatttaaatttcttgACAAAACCACTGTTAGAAATTACTTTGGTGCTGGTTTAAATAAGTGTTAAAATAAAGCTTTCTCTCCTGGAATTAGATTATGGGGTGAGCCAAGCCAGACCATCTCTACTGATGATATAAGCTATAATTACTTTGGGTAGATTCAATCACTTTTTGGGAATATTTAAGGTTTCCTTTTCACCtattcttttaaacttaatatgagATATTTGGTGGTGAGGAAAGATTCTTTAAggggaaatatcagtttttgaaAGATAAAGGTGCAATTATCATTAGTACAAAAGCCAATTAAGAGGAATCTAAGATGAAAAAGATTTTCTAGACATATTTTTACTATGGATTGTTTTTTATAGAGGCTATGTAAGAAGGAAAAGACACTCCTCTAATGTCTTTTAAGATTACTCTTAAATTAGCTTACAAGAAAGGTTGAATAAAGGGCTAAGATAAGTGGTGGCCCAAATAATTAGTAATGGGGTAATAGAGTCTAATAGCAAATCAAGAATTAACTTTTCTCTgacatccattttttaaaatcctttataaaataaaaaaaaaagtaatcccaAGTGCTAAGGATTCAGCATCCAAACCTCccaaatcaactaaaaaatgtttttgcttaACATATAGTCTTTAATGAAACTTCTCATGAATCTTATTGAATTAGAATTAGAgcagtggtatcaaattcaaattagAATTCTAATTAGAATTACAGCAGTGATGCCAATTCAAAGAGAAATGGATCCCTATAatcacatattgatttagaaagtcATAAATTTATATtacctatttttattatatctttatttatccTGTTAaacttttcccaattacattttaatttgattatgGCATCATTGTTGCTGGCCGTGGTCCTTGAGTTTGACACCTCCATTTCAAATAATTCCCTCCAAAATGGGCTGCCCCCAAGCTcctaatatatgtgtatacttgAAACAACGCATATATCtatgaaaagttatttttcccCAAGCAAAGTTGCAATCCATTTCTTTACTGTACCAGATTCAgtttagtggattttttctaaatttatttaccGATTTCATAGAAATTGACATAGTATGGAGTCACTATTCTGACAATGCTATGAATCCATGGGAAATAGTTGATAAAGCAAAGGAAGAATAAGATAGCGCATTTTATTGGCACTCAAGAAATACTTGAGTGACTAGCCAAAGCAGTAGGCTGGGAGTTTATAgatgaatatgataaaatataaatggcTTTTTATCTATTTAAACAATTTCTGGTTACCTAATAAAGAATCAATTTTCCTATTAAGCATAAAAAAATCTTGTTAAATGTATTTGCAATATTAGTGCTATTACAAAACTTGTGGGAGGAAAATAATGAAACCAACTAAACACAAATTTTGAGAAGGTACAGAGCTTTCCCACTACTCAAAGTTCCAATACAGGGGATACAATGGAATCTTGAGAgactaaataattatttatagacCTAGGTCCTACTCACTTCTAAGGCTTCAGGAATAAAATTGTGGAGATTTATCCAAGATCTGGAAGGCACAGAGAGTAGAAAAACTAGCTATTAGCTCTGATTTATCCTACAGGCTTCTCTCTGACTTTCATACCCAACTTTGTCCAGATATTAAAATCCAGAAGAATAAAAACAGCCAGTGGTGGAACATTACatagaatataattatattacatcaAATTATCCAGAATCAAATGGACTGTGGTTTTGAAAGCCCATTTCAGCTGACAGGGGCAGAGAAAGATCAGTTATCTTTAAAGTCCCACCCCTTAGCTATTTGGAATTCAGTCACAGGAGAGAAATCCAGTAGTTAAATGCTCCTATTTCACTTCTTCCTTAGTCTAATTGATTTTGGTATATTACTAAGATTCAATTAAGACTGAGGTGAGCTCAGGTGAGCACACTTAAATCTATAAAGTTCCCTACAACATGCAACTAAATCCCATGTTACTCCAGTTTAGAGAAAATAAAGGGCAAAATGTTACTCTGGAAATTCCTCAAGCATTTAGGATTGTTCTAGCAGAAGCTTGAATATCTCCCTTAGAATGATCCCTAGCCCCAGGACCGCACTGAGGACAATTTGGAGGGACTCACCTGGCCAAAAGCCAGTGTAATTCCTGGGACCAACCAGTTACAAAGTCATTTCACAAGGATTCCAAAATCTAAGCTCATATTGTTAGGCCCAACCTGAACCCACATTAGGAAGCTCTTCTACaagcagaaagggaaaaaatagaagggCACAGTATGCCCAGTTTATCTTGCTAACTTTTCTTAGGTAAATGTAATATTTTCACTATGAAAGCagaaaagggaacaagcatttattaagcacctaatgaCACCTAGGTTTCTATAAAAACATTGAGAGCTCAACAATAACTTTAGTCTTCCTTGAGACCTCTGAAACAATTTCTTCAGTCCTGTCTAACTCTTGAGCTTAGGAGACCTAAGGAGAAACTGAAGATGACAGACACTAGGTTATAATTTAAGATCAGGGATGTTCTAATCAATCAAAGTAAACCACAAACATTGACTAGGTACATGTTCTTTGCAAGGCACTTAGCTGAACatttgaggatacaaaaagatagGATACTATCAGAGAACTTACAGTCAGTCTAGGTgttctgaggaagaaaaaagttatgtCTCAAAAGGTTTTATCTAAATTGATCATATTCTTTTCAGTTCAAATCAGTTCTAGCCCTCAACCACaccatataatctttttttttttttttttttttttaacaacgcAACTTAATACATCTGGTTAAAATAAATGGATATGATAAAATTTAATGGTTTTTGTAGCTGAATAGAAAGGTACAGCTGAGCTGGAGATGTTTTGAAGTGAGATTATAAGACAACatgcaagtagtcctttacatggtTGATCTCTGGCCAGCCTCATCCAGTTTGAAGTTCCTTTTTCTTGTTGCAGCTTCACTGTCCACATCAGATTTGTCCAAATTGCCAAAGTCGCCTGTCACAGAATAATCAACACCCTCTGGAGTGCTTCCATTTGGCTGAAGAAGTTTAGCATTTGGTTCTTTGGGACGCTGCCACTGAGGCCTAGTAACTATCCAAAAAATGATAGCACCGAACACCAGAATGAGAACGCCAAGAATATTGGTAAAAATAGCTTCTGGTGGTAATTTACTATATTCAGGATTTTTcctttaaagagaaagagaaaatgattaaaaataaaaccatacaTCAATGTGtgaaatcaaattttaatttattgctCAAAATAAAATGCCTGAAGAATTTATAGGACCAATTGGATGTTGGGTTCCTGTGAACTAAATGGGGCAAGTATGTCTGCAGTGTCTCTGGGCAAAgtcatcacttaacctctatagGTTTTTTATCATCTTTAGAAAAGGGAAAGTTCAATGCTATATTATGTGCTTTCagaaagcaaatatttaatatagaAAGGATGAAgtagagaaatgatgaaatactGCATATACTTACaaggaaaaaatcaatttttctgtCACTCCCATAAGTGCTGTTGCAATCACTATTCCAAAGATGAGCAGACCAGAATAAACATGGATTGGCATAAGAATTGCTCGGAGTGCCGGGGAAGcaaaaggaagcagaaatatGAAAAAACCTAGAAGAAGCTAAACATAATAGACAAATATTGAAaggttaaaatttaatttttattatttctacaaAAGGcacatttcattatttattactacaaaaacacattttattaCTACCAAAAATACTATTTCTTGAAAATGCAAGCTCAAAGTCAAGGGAATGTTTTTATCTCTAAAAAAACAATCATTCCTCAATGGCACATTCACCCTATTCAGCTTAGCCAAGAAAAGCTGCTTTGGTGATGAGGAAAACAGTGTGTATGAGTAAGAGATGAGATCGAAGGGAAAATTTTCTCCGTTCCCTTGGTAATTAAGTAATTGCTACAAAAGGTAACAAAGGATTGTTCTTTAAGTGGAGACAAAGAAATTTGTCCCTCTTCCTACAATATGCTCTGCTCCTTTCATTCTGTTATCCCTTTCTTATCATATCATATCCATATTCATATTCCCACATAAGTGAGTCCATAAATGGCTCTTAAAACTCCAAAATCTTCCAATTCCATATTGTTACATTTTAGACTCAAGATTGGTGTCAAttcagtaaataaaaaaaaacccaggttACTATATATTCCTAGATACTTAGGTACTACATAGATCCATGAGAGCTCTTAAAAGGGCAGCTCCATATCTATAGGTACCTGTGTGTGGATTATAAAGTTTTGATCCTGTGAATAGTAACTTGAAGAAGAGCAGAGAGACTTATATCATCCTACTCCAAGAATCTTGGggattccttatttccttccctacTTACATCCTGAGttcttttttcaattgttttacaTTTGGAGGAGTTTCTGCCTCCTAAAGGGCCTGTCACCCATATTGGCATTGTGAATATTCTCTCTGAAGGAAAGAATACATAAGCTGCTCCTTGCTGGTTCTTTTCTTTAGGTATCACTGCTCCTTTAAGTATAATAGGAACCCTATAGGTTCttgaattattgaatttaaaggaatattttcaGATACCTTCCCAGGATGGAGTGGGTGAGCTCTGTAAGGGTGGCAGCCTGATGAGAAAAGCATTAACGTCCACTCCACATCTTTCCTGATTGGGGTCAAAGGATTAATGGGAGATGAGAGGTGGGAGGGGGGAAtcggaaggaagagaaaaacacaaaaacctAATGTGCACTCAGAATGAGCCTAGGAGGAAAttataatgaggaaaaaataattaaaaatactatCAATAGtctattttgcatatttatttagcacttaataCTGCAAATGGAAGCTCTGtgtatttgaaatttaaaatggtTCACAGGATTTCCCCCAGTGATTCACATTGTTCCTGGTTCCCTGATGGTGAACTTAGCTTCCTCCTTCAGTGATTATTTTAGAATTGAAGGGCAAGCTTTTTTATGTCTAGTTTTTGCTTCCTATTTCAAAAGATGGGGATCAGATCATTAGCTCCAACCATTTAACATGAGTACATTTCTGAAGAATCGATTTATAACTCTCCACTGGGTAAGTAACAGAAAAGGTGAGTGAAATAAAAGATGGAGACGAGAACGATGAAGTAAGTAAATGATGTGGAGACCACATAGTAAGGTGGACAAGCTAGTAGCAGAATATTTTCTATAAGAGATGAACAAAAGGGAATGCAGaacaataaaatgtaagaaaaagaaaacagaataaaggCAGGGAAGAGGGGCACATGGAACCACAATAGTTGGAGAGGTTTGCCATAAATGCCCAATCTCCATTTCCTAATATTTCAAGTCCTAATTTTCATGAGTTCCATTCTTCATTCCATGGGTCtatctttgaaaatttgaaaatatttctttcatccTTTGTAGTATTATTGTGATTTTCCTTACCACCATTCCTTTGTGGTCAATTCTTTTGTGGTtttcattctagaagaggaccgtgacatcaggaaggtgatgccatgatatacaaatgaatttgatttaagtgagggaggattgtgcaaagtcacctgcctcactttctcttccagagccatctgggtccaatggcaagatacagatcaggacaactggagatggccctggataatgtaggagaccttggcctttttaaattaaggtctttcccaggtctcttTCTGACTGAGACAACACCTATTCAATTCTTTTATGGTACTGGGGAAAGAGGCAAGGAGAAGACTGGGTAATTAGATGACCAAGGGACACAGCTCATTACCGCTGAGTAATTTTCTCACTTAAATTTTCCCAACCTTTCTTATGTTAACTTTAAAGATAGGGCAAGAATCCCCACAGAAATGCACACTTCTCATTCCAAGTCTTCCAAAATTCCTGAAAGGCCAAAAGATCTGACTAAGCCGTTCTGgagtaattaaaaaaactttttttaattccCAGAAATTTAATCAAAATCTCCCAAAATGCAGAGTAATATAAATCAGTGTAATATAATGGGAACTTGTGGTACAGGCCTACAAGCCAGGAgaaacctgggtttgaatgcAAACTCTGGAGCTTAGTAGCTTtatgattctagacaagtcatttaccttcCTGGCTTTTGCTTCCTCATATTTAAGGTAAGGATAATACCATTTCCATTATCAAGGACATAAGAATGACTTAagggaagcattttttaaaagcttagggcactaaataaatgtgacttttaaaattatgcttaTTAAGTTGGCAAAGTGGTAAAACATACATGCAAATACTAACtcacaagcaataaaaattcAGTGTTGGTGGGTCTCAGGATAGGTATCTTTTTGGAAAATAACTTggtaaaatacaataaaattagtCAGACTTGACCCAGTTATCCCACTACTGGGCACCTTGTTTGAATGAtgttattaaaaggaaaaatattaatctAGCTAGCAAGTATCAGcaggtctttctgaatcccaATCCAGTTGTTTCTCCACTATAATaattatacacaaatacacataattatttgcatgtcattttgatcattttcttctaagttcttataaaattttgatgttattttttatagttgTAATTAATGGGTCCTTCAAAGATCAGCACAAGTAATCCCTCCTATATATCTTCCTTTGTCCTCCCAGATGCAAGTGTTGCCCACCccattttctatttacttttaacatatttactcAGACATTTATTTTCTAAGATAAAAATGTAATCTTAAGGTTAGGGACAGTTTCATCCCCAATGCCTACCATAATGCCTGACAAATAGAAGgcactttaataaatgttcattgattaattggttgttgctattattCTGGTTTCTTCCCTCTACAACAccttatgtgtattttttttgttattctttacaTTTGTCTTTGTAGGGCTTTGTAAAGCTACCATGAAAAATTGccattaataatttcattacattgacttattttaaataataattgcatttattCAACTGTCCCACAATCTTTGAACATATATTCTTACAATAAAGCTGTTACAAATGTTGTTGTAATAGCTagatcaatgtttttttttttttttttaaataacattatatgtatagataaacAAAGTTCCTCAGCAGGACTTCTCACTATCAATGAAATCCCAGATTTAGTCTctatctcttgatttttttcttttttttaaagtacaaagtAATATCTCAAAGGATTAGTTCTGCTCATTATTCTttgctcattttatatttttaaggctTATTCTTCTCCATAAAACAAAAGgcctaagagagaaaaaaattaaagttctaaagtaaaatttttagatagtaataaaaataggaaaaataaaaatattgaataggaaattaaatagggaaaaatatttagagaataaagaataaaaacagtggttccccttccccctcccagaaCATTTTAGATAGTCCTCCTTCTTCCAGGTACACAAACAATTCTAAGTTCATTGCACTCAATAacttttgtaataatttttaGTTATTACATTCAACATATAGCTAAATGTGTCAATAGAACCTTCTTGTTTGGAGCTATTGGGTGGAATAGAGttcaatttg
Proteins encoded in this region:
- the LOC127557786 gene encoding plasma membrane ascorbate-dependent reductase CYBRD1, with product MKAMEGYRGFLGLLVSAVLLGFLAVLFTLIWVLHYRDGLGWDGGSPEFNWHPVLTVTGFVFIQGLAIIVYRLPWTWKCSKLLMKSIHAGLNAVALILAIIALVSVFDFHNTKTIPNMYSLHSWIGLTAVILYTAQLLLGFFIFLLPFASPALRAILMPIHVYSGLLIFGIVIATALMGVTEKLIFSLKNPEYSKLPPEAIFTNILGVLILVFGAIIFWIVTRPQWQRPKEPNAKLLQPNGSTPEGVDYSVTGDFGNLDKSDVDSEAATRKRNFKLDEAGQRSTM